A region of Notolabrus celidotus isolate fNotCel1 chromosome 4, fNotCel1.pri, whole genome shotgun sequence DNA encodes the following proteins:
- the mrpl57 gene encoding ribosomal protein 63, mitochondrial: MFLTLTLLRKGIPGKQWIGKYRRPRQITWQMKANTLKHLEREAENEYWISRPYMTPEQEYCHAAERRAQNWLKIKETKFANFPEHKSMTDHLSHLKITKTWSS, from the coding sequence ATGTTCCTCACCCTCACTCTGTTGAGGAAAGGCATCCCTGGAAAGCAGTGGATTGGGAAGTACAGGCGTCCACGACAAATCACATGGCAGATGAAAGCCAACACGCTGAAGCACCTGGAGCGCGAGGCTGAGAACGAATACTGGATAAGCCGGCCGTACATGACCCCCGAGCAGGAGTACTGCCACGCAGCAGAGCGCAGAGCCCAGAACTGGCTCAAGATCAAGGAAACCAAATTCGCCAATTTCCCTGAACACAAGAGCATGACAGACCATCTGAGTCATCTGAAAATCACCAAGACATGGTCCAGTTAA